A region from the Lentimonas sp. CC4 genome encodes:
- a CDS encoding NifB/NifX family molybdenum-iron cluster-binding protein → MNTFIKIDRSRIAIPVVGHNGIDSRVSKHFGSAPGFIVTDDTGGEYVYLDTAKAKQGSECAPVRALASAGSKVVIASGMGRGAMQRCHNAGMRILHAVGGNTVAEVLESYRAQSCPDFPDSALCAHHKHDHDHSHDDGECCSQGGDE, encoded by the coding sequence ATGAATACATTCATAAAAATAGACAGATCCCGCATCGCGATACCAGTCGTCGGGCATAACGGAATTGACTCACGCGTCTCGAAGCACTTTGGCAGCGCGCCGGGTTTTATTGTGACGGATGATACCGGTGGCGAATATGTCTATCTAGATACTGCGAAGGCGAAGCAGGGCAGCGAGTGCGCGCCTGTTCGCGCCTTAGCCAGTGCGGGGAGCAAAGTGGTCATCGCTTCTGGAATGGGGCGTGGCGCGATGCAGCGCTGCCATAATGCTGGGATGCGGATTTTGCATGCAGTCGGAGGTAACACAGTTGCAGAAGTGCTGGAGTCGTATCGTGCGCAGAGCTGTCCTGATTTTCCTGATTCGGCGCTTTGTGCGCACCACAAGCATGATCATGATCATTCGCATGATGACGGTGAGTGCTGTAGTCAAGGAGGAGACGAATGA
- a CDS encoding DUF134 domain-containing protein yields the protein MPRPCKSRTLEGVPNPVLYIPSGWTRDQIDPASLAIEDFEVLRLVDGHVHTIEEAAAKVGVSRSTAGRMLERARRVLALGLERRAPIHIDASDSSVIAPPVSDPAVAPIDSGVLAVAVKDSNPDCEVARVFGRAAAFALVAADGQVSFVVNPGANVKRGAATLAVDLLRSNGVGRVVAGRFGADALEDLGTAEIEPCLMVGVKLRQAIELLTVRI from the coding sequence ATGCCTAGACCCTGTAAATCTCGCACTTTAGAGGGAGTGCCGAATCCGGTGCTCTATATCCCATCTGGTTGGACGCGCGATCAAATCGATCCTGCGAGTTTGGCGATCGAAGATTTCGAAGTCTTACGCTTGGTGGATGGACATGTGCATACGATCGAAGAGGCCGCAGCGAAGGTGGGTGTTTCGCGGAGCACTGCGGGTCGCATGCTAGAGCGTGCGCGACGTGTGCTTGCGTTGGGACTGGAGCGACGTGCGCCGATTCATATTGATGCGTCTGATTCCAGTGTGATTGCACCACCTGTGAGTGATCCTGCTGTAGCTCCGATCGATTCGGGTGTGCTAGCAGTTGCTGTGAAGGATTCGAATCCGGATTGCGAGGTGGCGCGTGTCTTTGGGCGCGCGGCAGCGTTTGCTCTAGTGGCAGCGGATGGGCAAGTGAGTTTCGTGGTCAACCCAGGTGCGAATGTCAAACGAGGAGCCGCCACGCTGGCCGTCGATTTACTGCGTTCGAATGGAGTCGGGCGTGTCGTCGCTGGGCGCTTTGGAGCCGATGCCTTGGAGGATTTGGGCACTGCGGAAATTGAGCCCTGCCTGATGGTCGGCGTGAAGCTTCGGCAGGCAATTGAACTTTTAACCGTAAGAATATAA
- a CDS encoding MBL fold metallo-hydrolase gives MSDNLDRFQLLESVQVSLLVENTARGAGILGEHGLCWCLQSEGNQVLMDLGQGQVLERNASRMSVDLTATDAVVFSHGHYDHVGGWQVAASALAQAKVFLHPDALQAKFQKRADGRMVRAGITSFAAAVQNEAVKLVRSTEPCEVAPGIWMTGEVPRSNTVEDTGGDFYCGPQAEQVDQVLDDQSLFFKTTQGIVVVLGCAHAGVVNTLNYVSELTGERIHAVVGGMHLLHATATRMAFTVDALREIAPDWLGPNHCTGDAAVAQLWQAFPGQMLEMHAGQSYAFPLPNKNSMKGTHA, from the coding sequence ATGTCAGATAATTTAGATCGCTTTCAGTTGCTTGAGTCCGTGCAGGTGTCGCTATTGGTGGAGAATACCGCGCGTGGTGCGGGGATCCTAGGCGAGCATGGTTTGTGTTGGTGCTTACAGTCAGAGGGCAATCAAGTGTTGATGGACCTCGGTCAGGGCCAAGTGCTGGAGCGCAATGCGTCTCGTATGTCGGTGGATTTGACGGCAACGGATGCGGTGGTGTTTAGTCATGGGCATTATGACCATGTCGGGGGCTGGCAGGTGGCTGCCAGTGCATTGGCTCAGGCAAAGGTGTTTCTGCATCCGGATGCGTTGCAGGCAAAATTTCAAAAGCGCGCGGATGGGCGTATGGTGCGCGCAGGGATTACGTCGTTTGCCGCTGCGGTTCAGAATGAAGCGGTGAAGTTGGTGCGTTCGACGGAACCGTGTGAAGTCGCTCCTGGCATTTGGATGACTGGCGAGGTGCCGCGTTCGAATACGGTCGAGGATACGGGCGGAGATTTTTATTGTGGGCCTCAGGCGGAGCAGGTGGATCAAGTGCTCGATGATCAATCGCTGTTCTTTAAAACGACTCAAGGCATTGTAGTCGTGCTTGGCTGTGCGCATGCGGGGGTGGTGAATACTTTAAACTATGTCTCTGAACTGACTGGAGAACGCATTCACGCGGTGGTGGGTGGTATGCATCTATTACATGCGACTGCAACGCGGATGGCTTTCACAGTGGATGCTCTGCGTGAGATCGCGCCAGACTGGTTGGGGCCGAATCACTGCACGGGGGATGCCGCAGTGGCTCAGCTGTGGCAGGCTTTTCCCGGGCAGATGTTAGAGATGCATGCGGGGCAGTCATATGCGTTCCCGCTACCAAATAAGAATTCAATGAAAGGAACCCATGCCTAG